CTGCAACAGATACGTATGATCCACCATACTGATTTGGTCGGatgattttactatttttattacTATCCGATCATGTCTTCGAGGTGAAAAgattttgttctcttttttctttggcAACAAGCGAAAATAATTAGGTTTAGAAATTCTTTAAAATGGTGGCTCACTTCCAAGATATTCTCTACATTAATATAGGGTTTTCTGTAAAATAAACGTTACACATAAATGTTTACATAGATGGTAAAGCGATCACAATGTAAATTTTGGATTGTTTTTTATGGTCGAACAAATAAACGGAATCTGAAAATCTATATCAAACCGATTCACTGTGATATTTCGGGTTATGGATTTTATCCGATCAAATCCAAATGGATatccaaaaaatctaaaatttgaaaattataaaaataacttaatattgaaaaggtttatttttaatttagatattttttatatttatatatatacagataAAATGTACATATTACCTTTTTAATAAACCATTTAGTCCTTTTTCTCGTATGTTCTTTTggtgaaaatacatttttaggttttttgatagatttgtCCAATTTATATATCAACTTTTTCGAGTCtacatatcaatttttttttcttgtcactGGGTATTTACTAAACAAGGTCAAAATTACAAAGTAGGCTCAAGAAAGAGGGCAAAATAACCATTACAAAATAACGCCCAAAGACATGCGAACATAAAGACCACGAGGCTCACTAGAAGCCTAATTCAAAATTGGCCCGAAAGGAGACCGGTGAGTCGACTCGCCTTTTTTCCACGCATTACCAAGTTAGCGTGTGAGGGACACGTGCCCTAAGGTCAAGAAGCCACCGATCTTCGCCGAAAAGTCACCGACAGAAGCTCTAACTGGCGTGTTCCACCGGAAGCGCACCGGAAACAGGAACCCGTTGTTAGAACCGCCGCGGCCGACAAGAGGGAATCAACGCACCGTCAACAGAGAAGAACTTCGACGGAGATTCCAAAATCCCCGAAAGTCCATAAGCTGAAGAAAGCTCAATTGAGAACAGAACTGCCAGATCTAAAAGCCACAAACACTGTCGATAAAAAAACATCTTCACTTGAAAAAGAGATCCGATTGCATGCGTTCAATCACAAGAGGATTAAAAGCAGAAAGGATCGAAAACCAGAAGCGAAGAACTATCAAGACGAAATCCGAGATAAACTCGGAACCAAACTGACCGAAACCACCAGAGAAGAAGGTGGCTCGCCAGAGTCAAAAACCGGCGACTTCAACTTGAGAAAAGATGAGCCCCAGAGTCGAAAGCCGACCAACCATCCCTGACGAAGCTAACGGTTGTCGGAAAAGGTCCCGACGGACGGAAAGTCGATCGCCATAACGGATTGACGGTCAAACAAAGTCACCGACTCTCATCTTGATCTCTCTTTGAAAGATATGAAGGAGAGaacagagagaggagagagagtttCTTTTCCACTGTCTACATATCAACTTCTATGTTTATGTGTTTTGAATAACCATATTCTCAATAATTATATGCTATTTTTATGTGTGTATGCAACTTCCAAGACAAAAAAATGGACCGACATGAGAAAATATGTCGTGTAACCAACGAACAAACCGCGCGGGAAAGATGTCGGTAAGGTTAAGTTTAAAACCGAACCGGTAAATAGACCGGTACACGCGTTACTTACGCGCAACCTCCACGTCTTCATCACATCTCCTGACAGATACAGTTACTTAGCTTGGTCACTTTCTTGTTCGAATAAATATCTCTGTCCTAATCAGTTAATCACAGAAACCAACCAAGTCTTCATCATTCTTCGTTCTACAAATCTCCGGCGATAATGGAATCTCACGGAAACTCAAGCGACAAGCAATCTTCATCTCTTTACCCCACTGTCGACATGTCGAATCCCGAAGCTCCTCTTAACCCTAGCTCCTCCTCTTCGTCTACTACTAACCTCTATCCTTCCCTCGACATGGACGATCTCGCTCGTGATCTCTTCCCTGAGCAACCGGAGACGACTCCCGTCCCCGTTTCAGCTCCTCCCGCAGCGACGGAGGAGGTGATTCTGAAAATCTCCGGCGCGATACTTCACCTGATCGACAAGTCATACAGCGTCGAGCTCGCTTGCGGCGATCTCACGATCATCCGTATTGTTCAGGACGGAAACGTCGTCACCGTTCTCGCTCGTGTCGCCGACGAGATCCAGTGGCCGTTGACCAAGGACGAGAACTCCGTCAAGGTCGATGAGTCTCACTACTTCTTCACCCTCCGACCAACCAAAGATTTCGGACACGATCCTAGCCACgaagacgacgaggaagaagagaacGAGATGTTGAACTACGGACTCACGATTGCTTCCAAGGGCCAAGAGCATTTGCTGGAGGAGCTCGAGAGGATCTTGGAGGACTACAGCTGTTTCACGGTGCAGCAAGTGTCGGAGGAGGCGAAGGAAACGGGGGAAGAGGTGTTGGATGTGACGGTGGCGAGGGAAACGTCTCCGGTGGAACTTACCGGGGAGAGGAAAGAGATTGTTGAGAAGCAGT
This genomic interval from Brassica napus cultivar Da-Ae chromosome A6, Da-Ae, whole genome shotgun sequence contains the following:
- the LOC106348226 gene encoding protein EARLY-RESPONSIVE TO DEHYDRATION 7, chloroplastic, whose product is MESHGNSSDKQSSSLYPTVDMSNPEAPLNPSSSSSSTTNLYPSLDMDDLARDLFPEQPETTPVPVSAPPAATEEVILKISGAILHLIDKSYSVELACGDLTIIRIVQDGNVVTVLARVADEIQWPLTKDENSVKVDESHYFFTLRPTKDFGHDPSHEDDEEEENEMLNYGLTIASKGQEHLLEELERILEDYSCFTVQQVSEEAKETGEEVLDVTVARETSPVELTGERKEIVEKQCAAYWTTLAPNVEDYSGKTAKLIASGSGHLIKGILWCGDVTMDRLKWGNDFMKRRLSKAEKERDVHPDTLKRIKRVKKMTKMTENVANGILSGVIKVSGFFTSSVANTKVGKKFFSLLPGEIVLATLDGFNKVCDAFEVAGRNVMSTSSTVATELVDHRHGGKAAEATNEGLEAVGHAFGTAWAAFKIRKAINPKSVLKPSTLAKSAIKSAASQKKA